From a region of the Impatiens glandulifera chromosome 4, dImpGla2.1, whole genome shotgun sequence genome:
- the LOC124935989 gene encoding lipase-like isoform X2 produces the protein MGLFTWTCSRCKETKGFEMIELIVDVKHCLQAFVGFAKSLNAVIIAFRGTQLRSIQNWITDLDWCLSDINYQDTPEAKVHRGFYSAYHDTTIRPAVVNAVRKANELYGENINVFVTGHSMGGAMASFCALDLEMTGKAKNIKVYTYGMPRIGNGEFATFYTQHVPDTIRVTSERDIVPHLPPNFPYLDYQVTYRHFPREVWIRTVVNGCLVNIIEVVCNGSGEDPCCSRSLDFYSIFDHMYYYGLNMADHSPNICYIVIDPRLDNFTTSDDNGNFIFSRTPSNLDYLKLEGGGS, from the exons ATGGGACTATTTACTTGGACATGTTCTAGATGCAAAGAGACAAAG GGGTTCGAAATGATAGAGCTAATCGTTGATGTTAAACATTGCTTGCAG GCATTTGTTGGTTTTGCAAAGAGTTTAAATGCAGTTATCATTGCATTCAGAGGAACTCAATTAAGAAG CATACAGAATTGGATCACAGATCTAGACTGGTGTCTGTCTGATATAAATTACCAAGACACGCCTGAAGCAAAG GTGCACCGTGGATTTTATTCAGCTTACCATGACACAACCATACGCCCTGCTGTTGTAAATGCAGTCAGGAAAGCTAATGAACTGTATGGAGAAAACATTAATGTTTTCGTCACTGGGCATTCAATGGGAGGAGCAATGGCTTCATTTTGTGCACTGGATCTCGAG ATGACAGGTAAAGCTAAGAATATTAAAGTTTATACATATGGAATGCCTCGAATTGGAAATGGCGAATTCGCAACATTCTACACCCAACATGTTCCCGACACAATAAGGGTAACAAGCGAACGTGACATTGTGCCTCATTTACCTCCAAATTTCCCTTATTTAGATTATCAAGTGACATATCGTCACTTCCCAAGAGAGGTATGGATTCGTACAGTTGTAAACGGTTGTTTAGTTAACATTATCGAGGTTGTTTGTAACGGATCTGGTGAAGACCCTTGTTGCAGTAG ATCGTTGGACTTCTACAGTATATTCGACCACATGTACTATTATGGACTTAATATGGCAGATCACTCTCCTAACATATGTTACATCGTGATTGATCCTCGTTTGGATAATTTTACAACAAGTGACGATAATGGAAATTTCATCTTTTCTAGAACCCCTTCcaatttggattatttgaaattggagGGAGGAGGATCTTAA
- the LOC124935989 gene encoding lipase-like isoform X1: MKNQDHHSAVYNRSLAVTLAHYASAVYLSDLMGLFTWTCSRCKETKGFEMIELIVDVKHCLQAFVGFAKSLNAVIIAFRGTQLRSIQNWITDLDWCLSDINYQDTPEAKVHRGFYSAYHDTTIRPAVVNAVRKANELYGENINVFVTGHSMGGAMASFCALDLEMTGKAKNIKVYTYGMPRIGNGEFATFYTQHVPDTIRVTSERDIVPHLPPNFPYLDYQVTYRHFPREVWIRTVVNGCLVNIIEVVCNGSGEDPCCSRSLDFYSIFDHMYYYGLNMADHSPNICYIVIDPRLDNFTTSDDNGNFIFSRTPSNLDYLKLEGGGS, translated from the exons ATGAAGAATCAGGATCATCATTCTGCTGTTTACAATCGATCTCTTGCAGTGACATTAGCACACTATGCCTCTGCA GTTTATCTGTCAGATTTAATGGGACTATTTACTTGGACATGTTCTAGATGCAAAGAGACAAAG GGGTTCGAAATGATAGAGCTAATCGTTGATGTTAAACATTGCTTGCAG GCATTTGTTGGTTTTGCAAAGAGTTTAAATGCAGTTATCATTGCATTCAGAGGAACTCAATTAAGAAG CATACAGAATTGGATCACAGATCTAGACTGGTGTCTGTCTGATATAAATTACCAAGACACGCCTGAAGCAAAG GTGCACCGTGGATTTTATTCAGCTTACCATGACACAACCATACGCCCTGCTGTTGTAAATGCAGTCAGGAAAGCTAATGAACTGTATGGAGAAAACATTAATGTTTTCGTCACTGGGCATTCAATGGGAGGAGCAATGGCTTCATTTTGTGCACTGGATCTCGAG ATGACAGGTAAAGCTAAGAATATTAAAGTTTATACATATGGAATGCCTCGAATTGGAAATGGCGAATTCGCAACATTCTACACCCAACATGTTCCCGACACAATAAGGGTAACAAGCGAACGTGACATTGTGCCTCATTTACCTCCAAATTTCCCTTATTTAGATTATCAAGTGACATATCGTCACTTCCCAAGAGAGGTATGGATTCGTACAGTTGTAAACGGTTGTTTAGTTAACATTATCGAGGTTGTTTGTAACGGATCTGGTGAAGACCCTTGTTGCAGTAG ATCGTTGGACTTCTACAGTATATTCGACCACATGTACTATTATGGACTTAATATGGCAGATCACTCTCCTAACATATGTTACATCGTGATTGATCCTCGTTTGGATAATTTTACAACAAGTGACGATAATGGAAATTTCATCTTTTCTAGAACCCCTTCcaatttggattatttgaaattggagGGAGGAGGATCTTAA
- the LOC124933781 gene encoding lipase-like, translating to MAVCESDCTINETKNQEDDYAVYNRSLAVTLAHYASAVYISDLMGLFNWTCSRCIKTNGFVMIDLIVDVDNCLQAFVGFAKSLNAVIIAFRGTQLKSIQNWMTDLNWCLSDLDYPDSSEAKVHHGFYSAYHDTSMRPAVVKAVRKANLMYGANINVFVTGHSMGGAMASFCALDLKMTGLAKNIQVCTYGMPRIGNAEFATFYSQHVPDTIRVTSERDIVPHLPPNYPTHYRNYRHFPREVWIHKVENDCSVNIIETVCDESGEDPCCSRSLIRYSLFNHMYYYGLSMADHHPKVCHIVIDPGLDNFTTSDSYGNFIFSRTPTNI from the exons ATGGCAGTATGTGAGAGTGATTGTACAATAAACGAGACGAAGAATCAGGAGGATGATTATGCTGTATACAATCGATCTCTTGCAGTGACATTAGCACACTATGCTTCTGCA GTATATATTTCAGATTTAATGGGACTATTTAATTGGACATGTTCTAGATGCATAAAGACAAAT GGGTTCGTAATGATAGATTTAATCGTTGATGTTGATAACTGCTTGCAG GCATTTGTTGGTTTTGCAAAGAGTTTAAATGCTGTTATCATTGCATTCAGAGGAACTCAATTAAAAAG CATACAGAATTGGATGACAGATCTAAACTGGTGTCTGTCTGATTTAGATTACCCAGACTCGTCTGAAGCAAAG GTGCACCATGGATTTTATTCGGCTTACCATGACACAAGCATGCGCCCTGCAGTTGTAAAAGCTGTCAGAAAAGCGAATTTAATGTATGGAGCAAACATTAATGTTTTCGTCACTGGGCATTCAATGGGAGGAGCAATGGCTTCATTTTGTGCATTAGATCTCAAG ATGACAGGTTTAGCTAAAAATATTCAAGTTTGTACATATGGAATGCCTCGAATTGGAAATGCCGAATTCGCAACATTCTATAGTCAACATGTTCCCGACACAATAAGGGTAACAAGCGAACGTGACATTGTGCCTCATTTACCCCCAAATTATCCTACTCATTATAGGAATTATCGTCACTTCCCAAGAGAGGTATGGATTCATAAAGTTGAAAACGATTGTTCAGTTAACATTATCGAGACTGTTTGTGACGAATCTGGTGAAGACCCTTGTTGCagtag ATCGTTGATCCGCTACAGTTTATTCAACCACATGTATTATTATGGACTTAGTATGGCAGATCACCATCCTAAAGTATGTCACATTGTGATTGATCCTGGTTTGGATAATTTTACCACAAGTGACAGTTATGGAAATTTCATCTTTTCTCGAACCCCTACCAatatttag
- the LOC124936462 gene encoding protein SRG1-like: protein MAPHESFIPTINNGHIDVQELGKANSTSIPQRFIRDHIPTPTTFLSFSNDIPVVDLSTLCKGSGGEFNYEISKLVSSCQEWGFFQVVNHGIDLNMIESMENVTMEFFNLPLEEKQKYSMAPGGIQGYGQAFVFSDDQKLDWCNMFALAVIPDFMRQADLWPTRPAKFSETLEEYSKQVRILCQKLLSFIAISLGLNANTFEEMFGESVQATRMNYYPPCPKPELVMGLSPHSDGSALTVLQQRKGSPVGLQILKDGDTWVPVQPIPEALVINIGDTIEVLTNGKYKSVEHRAVADKEMDRLSIVTFYAPSYDIELGPMKEFINENNPCKYKRYNHGEYSHHYVTNKLQGKKTLEFAKI, encoded by the exons ATGGCTCCTCATGAATCATTCATCCCCACAATTAACAATGGTCATATTGATGTCCAAGAACTAGGGAAGGCAAACTCAACTTCCATTCCTCAACGATTCATACGAGATCACATTCCTACTCCCACCAcgtttctttctttttcaaacGACATCCCTGTCGTAGATTTATCAACTCTTTGTAAAGGTAGTGGCGGAGAATTTAATTATGAGATCTCGAAACTTGTATCTTCATGTCAAGAATGGGGTTTCTTCCAG GTGGTAAACCATGGGATTGATCTGAATATGATTGAGAGCATGGAGAATGTGACAATGGAATTCTTTAACCTTCCTTTGgaggaaaaacaaaaatactctATGGCTCCTGGTGGTATTCAAGGATATGGACAAGCTTTTGTTTTCTCCGATGATCAAAAGTTAGATTGGTGCAATATGTTCGCACTCGCGGTTATACCAGATTTTATGAGGCAGGCGGATTTGTGGCCAACACGACCTGCTAAGTTTAG TGAAACTTTAGAGGAATACTCCAAGCAAGTGAGGATACTATGCCAAAAGTTGTTGAGTTTCATAGCCATAAGTCTTGGATTAAACGCGAACACATTTGAGGAGATGTTTGGTGAGTCGGTACAAGCGACGAGAATGAACTATTACCCACCGTGCCCTAAACCCGAACTGGTCATGGGTTTGAGCCCACATTCGGATGGTAGTGCACTCACTGTTTTACAACAACGAAAAGGTAGTCCGGTTGGGCTTCAAATACTCAAAGACGGCGACACATGGGTTCCGGTCCAACCTATTCCGGAAGCTCTTGTCATCAATATTGGTGACACAATTGAA GTTCTAACAAACGGGAAATACAAGAGCGTGGAACACAGAGCAGTAGCGGATAAAGAAATGGACAGACTTTCAATAGTCACGTTCTACGCTCCAAGCTACGATATTGAGCTCGGGCCGATGAAGGAATTTATTAATGAGAATAATCCTTGCAAGTATAAGAGGTATAACCATGGAGAATATAGTCACCACTATGTGACTAACAAGCTGCAAGGCAAAAAGACCCTAGAATTTGCCAAGATTTAA